In Trichocoleus desertorum NBK24, the following are encoded in one genomic region:
- the hemW gene encoding radical SAM family heme chaperone HemW, translated as MLEPISPTLQALICDRPKAAYLHIPFCRRRCYYCDFPVAVVGDHARGENSGAIAQYVEVLCQEIELTVPDTASDTAISTQPLETIFFGGGTPSLLSAAQLDRILQTLARQFGIAADAEISIEIDPGTFDLPQIQGYRAAGVNRVSLGVQAFQSELLTLCGRTHSVTDIYAAVELIHQAGMLNFSLDLISGLPHQTLDQWQASLEAAIAIAPKHLSSYDLIVEPVTAFGRQYQPGDRPLPSDTAAAEMYRLAQQLLTAAGYDHYEVSNYAQPGFQCRHNRVYWKNQPFYGFGMGAASYLQGDRFTRPRKTREYYEWVATQKSDLASPQFTFDTTQISTAKIPDPTLPEHLQQKPLTPHSSLLTPHFSPDLLLDTLMLGFRLAEGLSLVELAKQFGKPSLDKICHCLQPHHEQSWVEVTGVEWEAIATLTPETLPSEARIKLSDPEGFLFSNQVLADLFAELE; from the coding sequence GTGCTAGAACCCATAAGTCCTACTCTCCAAGCTCTCATTTGCGATCGTCCCAAAGCAGCCTATCTGCATATCCCCTTTTGCCGGCGGCGGTGTTATTACTGCGACTTTCCGGTGGCGGTGGTGGGGGATCATGCCCGTGGCGAAAACTCTGGGGCGATCGCGCAGTATGTGGAAGTGCTGTGTCAAGAAATTGAGCTGACTGTACCGGATACAGCATCAGATACAGCCATTTCTACCCAGCCTTTAGAAACCATCTTTTTTGGGGGTGGTACTCCATCTCTGCTCTCCGCAGCGCAACTCGATCGCATTTTGCAAACCTTGGCGCGTCAGTTTGGCATTGCTGCTGATGCTGAAATCTCGATTGAGATTGATCCCGGCACGTTTGATCTCCCTCAAATCCAAGGCTATCGAGCAGCGGGGGTCAATCGGGTCAGCCTAGGCGTGCAGGCATTTCAATCAGAATTGTTGACGCTTTGTGGCCGCACTCACTCAGTCACCGATATTTATGCTGCCGTGGAACTGATCCATCAAGCAGGGATGCTTAACTTTAGTTTAGATTTGATTTCAGGATTACCGCATCAAACCCTAGACCAATGGCAAGCCTCTTTGGAAGCGGCGATCGCGATCGCTCCTAAGCACCTCTCTAGCTACGATCTGATTGTGGAGCCTGTCACCGCTTTTGGGCGGCAATATCAACCCGGAGATCGGCCATTGCCCTCCGACACTGCTGCGGCTGAGATGTACCGTTTAGCTCAACAACTGCTCACTGCTGCGGGATACGACCACTACGAAGTTTCTAACTACGCCCAACCAGGGTTCCAGTGTCGTCACAATCGCGTCTACTGGAAAAACCAACCTTTTTATGGCTTTGGCATGGGAGCCGCTAGTTACCTCCAAGGCGATCGCTTCACCCGCCCCCGCAAAACCCGAGAGTACTACGAATGGGTCGCCACCCAGAAATCAGACCTTGCATCTCCTCAGTTCACGTTTGATACAACTCAAATCAGTACCGCAAAAATTCCTGACCCCACCCTACCGGAACACCTTCAGCAAAAACCCCTCACTCCTCACTCCTCACTCCTCACTCCTCACTTCTCCCCAGACCTGCTTCTTGACACCCTAATGCTGGGCTTTCGCCTTGCCGAAGGTTTGAGTTTAGTAGAGTTAGCCAAGCAGTTTGGTAAACCTAGCTTGGACAAAATCTGTCACTGTTTGCAGCCACATCATGAACAAAGTTGGGTAGAAGTGACAGGAGTGGAATGGGAAGCGATCGCCACCCTGACCCCTGAAACTCTGCCATCCGAGGCTCGAATCAAGCTCAGTGATCCTGAGGGATTTTTGTTTTCTAACCAAGTTTTAGCTGACCTATTTGCAGAGCTGGAGTAG
- a CDS encoding serine/threonine-protein kinase yields the protein MICCLNPNCKQPQNPDSATVCQSCESKLFPLLRDRYRILQPIGQGGFGRTYLAIDEDRLKTRCVVKQFSPQVQSARSLDKAIRLFDQEAVRLHEMGEHPQIPALLAYFEQDQRLYLVQQFIEGLNLAQELHQQGRFGEQKIRDVLNDLLPVLRFVHECQVVHRDITPSNIVRRKLDQKLVLIDFGVAKLLSDVTLAQPGTKIGTEGYSPIEQLRSGKAYPASDLYSLGATCLYLMTQVKPEELYDPLKGRWLWQEYLARKGVNVSSQLGQILDKLLKDLVSDRYQSVDEVLQDLQAVPPSLPDSAPKPTNPPLSGIPPTSQPPRSRPLTSQPPSRVSSRSTSSSTSGANSGAISGPRSSTPISQPVSSKPPSSSHAFSGPPKSQLALWKCVGTLTGHSSWVMSLAISSRKQILVSGSLDDTLKIWNLQTGNLIRTLPGHLKAVNSVAISPDGQLLVSGSDDTTVKIWNLQTGDLLHNLVGHSRDVNSVMITPNGLLLASGSEDRTVRLWKVRTGELLRTLSGTAGMVKSVAISSNSLLLASGGLDNQIKLWHLGSGELTRTLYGHFNSVNSVAITPDGQILASGSKDKTIRLWNLQTGELIRTLIGHADMVNAIAITPDGRMLISGSSDKTIKVWSVGTGDLICTLKDHSNPINAIAISAGGQLFASGSWDNTIKIWQLTA from the coding sequence ATGATTTGTTGCCTGAATCCGAACTGTAAGCAACCCCAAAATCCTGATAGTGCCACGGTTTGCCAAAGCTGTGAGTCGAAGCTGTTTCCTTTACTCAGAGATCGCTACCGAATTTTGCAGCCGATTGGTCAGGGTGGTTTTGGGCGCACTTATTTAGCAATTGATGAAGACCGACTCAAGACCCGCTGTGTGGTGAAGCAATTTTCGCCTCAGGTGCAAAGTGCACGCTCTTTAGACAAAGCCATTCGCTTGTTTGATCAAGAAGCAGTACGTCTGCATGAAATGGGCGAACATCCCCAAATCCCAGCTTTGCTCGCCTATTTTGAGCAAGATCAGCGGTTGTATTTGGTGCAGCAATTTATTGAGGGACTGAATTTAGCTCAAGAACTCCACCAACAAGGCAGGTTTGGCGAGCAAAAAATTCGCGATGTCTTAAATGATTTACTGCCAGTTTTGCGGTTTGTGCATGAGTGCCAAGTCGTTCACCGAGACATTACGCCTTCCAATATTGTGCGGCGCAAGTTAGACCAAAAATTAGTGCTGATTGACTTCGGTGTGGCTAAGTTACTAAGCGATGTTACCTTAGCGCAGCCAGGTACCAAAATTGGCACTGAAGGCTATTCACCGATTGAGCAGCTCCGGAGTGGTAAGGCCTATCCTGCTAGCGACCTGTACAGTCTAGGGGCGACTTGCCTTTATTTGATGACCCAAGTGAAGCCAGAGGAACTTTACGACCCCTTAAAAGGGCGGTGGCTGTGGCAAGAATATTTGGCCCGCAAAGGGGTAAATGTCAGTAGCCAATTGGGGCAAATTCTCGACAAGCTGCTTAAAGATTTGGTGAGCGATCGCTATCAATCTGTAGATGAAGTCCTCCAAGATTTACAGGCAGTTCCTCCTTCCCTACCTGACTCGGCACCAAAACCCACTAACCCACCTTTATCAGGTATTCCTCCCACTTCTCAGCCTCCGCGATCGCGACCTTTAACTTCTCAGCCACCCTCACGGGTTTCTAGTCGTTCTACTTCTAGTTCTACTTCCGGTGCCAATTCGGGTGCCATTTCTGGGCCGAGGTCATCCACGCCAATTTCCCAACCTGTCTCGTCCAAGCCACCCAGTTCTAGTCATGCTTTTTCTGGCCCACCGAAGTCTCAGTTGGCTCTATGGAAATGTGTCGGTACCTTAACCGGGCACTCCTCCTGGGTGATGTCGTTAGCAATCAGTTCTCGCAAACAAATTCTTGTGAGTGGCAGTTTGGATGACACGCTCAAAATCTGGAATTTGCAAACTGGTAACTTAATCCGGACTTTGCCAGGTCACCTCAAAGCCGTTAACTCAGTGGCGATTAGCCCGGATGGGCAATTGCTGGTTAGCGGTAGTGATGATACGACCGTTAAGATTTGGAACCTCCAAACTGGCGACCTGTTGCACAATTTGGTCGGGCACTCCAGAGATGTGAACTCGGTCATGATCACCCCCAATGGTCTGCTGCTGGCTAGTGGCAGTGAAGACAGAACGGTACGGTTGTGGAAAGTGCGAACGGGAGAACTGCTCCGTACCTTATCGGGGACTGCGGGGATGGTGAAGTCGGTGGCGATTAGTTCCAATAGTTTGCTGCTGGCTAGTGGCGGACTGGATAACCAGATTAAGCTCTGGCACCTGGGCAGTGGGGAACTAACTCGCACCCTCTATGGGCACTTCAACTCAGTCAATTCAGTAGCGATCACCCCCGACGGTCAGATTTTAGCCAGTGGCAGCAAAGATAAAACGATTCGGTTGTGGAATCTACAGACAGGAGAATTGATTCGCACGCTCATAGGACATGCAGATATGGTGAACGCGATCGCCATTACCCCCGACGGCAGAATGTTGATCAGTGGCAGTAGCGACAAGACGATTAAGGTCTGGAGCGTGGGGACAGGAGACTTAATTTGTACTTTGAAAGACCACTCTAATCCCATCAACGCGATCGCTATTAGTGCCGGAGGGCAGTTATTTGCTAGTGGCAGTTGGGACAACACGATCAAAATTTGGCAGCTAACTGCTTAG
- a CDS encoding MgtC/SapB family protein has protein sequence MTVIHPVSLDALLNIIVRLSLALFVGGVIGFEREIHHKSAGLRTHMLVSFGSALLVLIPIQLGQTDASADALSRVIQGIAAGIGFLGAGEILQQAKHRSEQVRIRGLTSAAAIWVSAALGIAAGCGLLALSLIAALMVLFVLTVVKRFEPRG, from the coding sequence TTGACTGTTATTCATCCAGTGAGTTTAGACGCCTTGTTAAACATCATTGTCAGGCTGAGTCTAGCTTTGTTCGTCGGTGGCGTGATTGGCTTCGAGCGAGAAATCCACCATAAATCCGCTGGCCTTAGAACGCACATGCTCGTCAGTTTTGGCTCGGCTCTTTTAGTCCTAATCCCCATCCAATTGGGGCAAACTGACGCCAGTGCCGATGCCCTCAGCCGCGTCATTCAAGGCATAGCCGCCGGAATTGGCTTCTTGGGAGCAGGAGAAATCCTCCAGCAGGCCAAGCACAGATCTGAGCAAGTGCGTATCCGAGGATTGACCTCTGCTGCGGCAATCTGGGTTTCAGCAGCGTTAGGCATTGCCGCAGGTTGCGGTTTGTTAGCCCTCAGCTTAATTGCTGCGCTTATGGTGCTTTTTGTGCTGACTGTAGTGAAACGGTTTGAACCGCGTGGTTAG
- a CDS encoding rhomboid family intramembrane serine protease, producing the protein MIPLGDNLPQRSRPMVTYGLIGLSIGLFLWESQLEAPALGDVLQTWGVVPVRMFALSQDAIAGEWLALPFLLAALLVSLFLHQGWAHLLGNLFFLRVFGAGAEATLGHGVFLVFFVLTGILTSGLQVLLDPTLQTPLIGANGAIAAVLGAYLVSFPKAKIDSILPLLVIFVPLELPAWFYLFWWFGQQAIYGLGSLNIPSGMNPSGWSYWTHAVGLLLGAAWIKFKLLTQ; encoded by the coding sequence ATGATTCCTCTTGGTGACAACTTACCCCAGCGTTCTCGTCCGATGGTCACCTACGGCTTGATTGGGCTGAGTATTGGTTTGTTTTTGTGGGAGTCACAGCTAGAAGCGCCAGCTTTAGGCGATGTTCTGCAAACTTGGGGAGTGGTTCCTGTCCGGATGTTCGCACTCAGTCAAGATGCGATCGCTGGAGAGTGGTTAGCGCTACCGTTTCTTTTAGCCGCTCTGCTAGTAAGCTTGTTTTTGCATCAAGGCTGGGCGCACTTACTAGGAAATCTGTTTTTTTTAAGAGTTTTTGGGGCGGGAGCTGAGGCGACTCTGGGGCACGGAGTGTTTTTAGTTTTTTTTGTGCTGACTGGGATACTCACCAGCGGTTTACAAGTGTTGCTCGATCCCACTTTGCAAACCCCGCTGATTGGTGCCAATGGAGCGATCGCCGCAGTCTTGGGAGCTTACTTAGTGAGTTTCCCAAAAGCTAAAATTGACTCCATCTTGCCTCTATTGGTAATCTTTGTGCCCCTTGAGCTACCTGCCTGGTTTTACTTGTTTTGGTGGTTTGGGCAGCAGGCAATTTACGGGTTAGGAAGTCTAAACATACCAAGTGGCATGAATCCCTCTGGTTGGAGTTATTGGACTCATGCGGTGGGGCTACTGTTAGGCGCGGCTTGGATCAAGTTCAAGCTACTCACTCAGTAG
- a CDS encoding RMD1 family protein has product MQKIFTAPEPATLFASRTTISVQALFLGERIDIKVLEKGDRLAVLPLVVTAGEQGCAVIFRYGAVVLFNLTPEDTDAFLTSLKPSVIEPFEKPETESDQIQLNPADASKVKDGIILLSEFTVERLQLVADVLAKSVVLSHYEASIANFFDRIEPLAADLQYQGRGKRQDRELLRHIGGTLLIQHKMVGLVALGEKPETLWERPELERLYLRMEDEYEISERHAALQRKLELISRTAETVLDLLQRNSSQRVEWYIVILIVVEILLTLYELFFRG; this is encoded by the coding sequence ATGCAGAAAATTTTCACAGCTCCCGAACCTGCTACTTTATTTGCGAGTAGAACCACGATTAGCGTGCAGGCGCTATTTTTAGGTGAGCGGATTGACATCAAAGTCTTAGAAAAAGGCGATCGTTTAGCAGTTTTACCTTTAGTGGTGACAGCGGGAGAGCAAGGCTGTGCAGTGATATTTCGTTATGGAGCCGTCGTGCTCTTTAACTTAACTCCAGAAGACACCGATGCTTTTCTAACGAGTCTCAAGCCCTCTGTGATCGAGCCTTTTGAAAAGCCAGAAACGGAATCTGACCAGATCCAGCTCAACCCTGCTGATGCCTCTAAGGTCAAAGACGGCATTATTCTCCTGAGCGAGTTTACAGTAGAGCGATTGCAACTCGTCGCTGACGTTTTGGCTAAAAGCGTAGTTCTGTCCCATTACGAAGCCAGCATTGCTAATTTCTTCGATCGCATTGAGCCTTTAGCGGCTGATTTGCAATATCAAGGTCGAGGCAAACGCCAAGATAGAGAGTTGCTGCGTCACATCGGCGGCACGCTATTAATTCAACACAAGATGGTAGGACTGGTAGCCTTGGGCGAAAAGCCAGAAACCCTCTGGGAGCGTCCAGAGCTAGAGCGGCTCTACCTTCGCATGGAAGATGAATATGAAATCAGCGAGCGGCACGCGGCTTTACAACGCAAGCTGGAGTTGATCTCTCGGACTGCTGAAACTGTGCTGGATTTGCTGCAACGCAATAGTAGCCAGCGAGTAGAGTGGTACATTGTCATTCTAATCGTGGTTGAGATTCTGCTAACCCTGTATGAATTGTTTTTTCGGGGCTAA
- a CDS encoding tetratricopeptide repeat protein has translation MGMSIEVNGENFAVEVVQKSYEKPVVVDFFAQWCGPCQMLKPILEKLVQEYDFVLAKVDIDRSPDLANTYGVEGVPDVKIWMKGEMRDGFVGVLPEPKLRSLLSELSLKSEIEQGLETLQTAIQQGDVATAKQLLQTLSEEYPEDRRLILAGAKFLINQNKLESATKLLSAIQADDKEYFAKAQAMKSLIQFQQIAAESVIENELDELFLKAIRLTLVADYEAALPLFLELVSRDRKYRADGARKAMLTIFDLLGDEHPLTKEYRKQLLLTLY, from the coding sequence ATGGGCATGTCTATTGAGGTTAATGGCGAAAACTTTGCAGTAGAGGTCGTGCAAAAGTCCTACGAAAAGCCAGTCGTAGTCGATTTTTTTGCTCAGTGGTGCGGCCCCTGCCAGATGCTCAAGCCCATCTTAGAGAAGTTGGTGCAGGAGTACGATTTCGTCTTAGCCAAGGTTGACATTGACCGAAGCCCAGATTTAGCCAACACCTACGGCGTGGAAGGGGTGCCAGATGTCAAAATCTGGATGAAAGGTGAGATGCGAGATGGCTTTGTAGGTGTTTTACCAGAACCCAAGCTGCGATCGCTGCTGTCAGAGTTGAGCTTGAAGTCTGAAATAGAGCAAGGGCTAGAAACGCTACAAACAGCAATCCAACAGGGCGACGTAGCCACAGCTAAGCAACTGCTACAAACGCTCAGTGAAGAATATCCTGAGGATCGCCGCTTAATTTTGGCGGGTGCCAAGTTTCTGATCAATCAAAATAAATTAGAGTCGGCCACCAAGCTATTGAGTGCGATTCAAGCCGATGACAAGGAATATTTCGCCAAAGCGCAAGCCATGAAATCGCTAATTCAGTTTCAGCAGATTGCCGCAGAATCTGTCATTGAAAATGAGTTGGATGAATTATTTCTAAAAGCCATTCGGTTGACTTTGGTAGCAGATTACGAAGCTGCCTTGCCGCTATTTTTAGAGTTAGTCAGTCGCGATCGCAAATATCGAGCCGATGGTGCTAGAAAAGCCATGCTGACTATTTTCGATTTGTTGGGCGATGAGCACCCTCTGACGAAAGAATACCGCAAGCAATTATTGCTGACTCTTTATTGA
- a CDS encoding glycosyltransferase family 39 protein: MSNPASQDSKRLNSDLVWSLGLFVAACGLWGINLGGVPLRDWDEGNYAAIAKAMYRTGNWLYPMLNGSPYLNKPPLLEWLIANSYKLFGISDFTTRLPAAFLSACAVPLLYWVGRQVFNQRLPAVFSAAVYLTLLPVVRHGRLAMRDGITVSFLLLLLGCLLKARHDRRWALGAGIALGLLGLTKGILAVLLGAIAFVFLVVDRQYALLRSPYLWSGIGLGAAPVLAWYAAQVQHYGSVFLQVHFLAQSVNRVWESVNSNTGPVWYYLLELLKYTWPWLLFLPSGLALAWQKRQLTWSRLVLVGIGIYLSTVSVMTTKLPWYVIPLYPFIALVLGAQLDQLWHRDRPYAKVAAGFLGFLAIAGFAGGAYASWADSEPILLAIGTTVGVSFAWAAWWMLRQQRQFITVLLVGCYLSLGLLMSSSLWLWELNEAYPVKPVAALIAAHTPPGTTVYTSFPNHRPSLNFYSDRLVLPTGLPDLQRLQAAQHYLLLDAAVLNSLQISSQRVLGMAEGFALVAPTTAPTP, encoded by the coding sequence TTGAGTAACCCAGCTAGTCAAGATTCTAAGCGACTCAATTCAGATCTAGTTTGGAGCTTAGGGTTATTCGTCGCTGCTTGCGGTTTGTGGGGGATCAACTTGGGTGGGGTGCCTCTGCGGGATTGGGATGAAGGTAACTATGCCGCGATCGCCAAAGCTATGTACCGCACTGGGAACTGGCTCTACCCCATGCTCAACGGCAGTCCTTACCTTAACAAGCCACCGCTGCTAGAATGGCTGATCGCTAACAGCTACAAGCTATTCGGGATCAGTGACTTTACAACTCGCTTACCCGCAGCGTTTTTAAGTGCTTGTGCGGTGCCATTGCTGTATTGGGTAGGGCGACAGGTATTTAACCAGCGCTTACCCGCAGTTTTTTCCGCAGCGGTGTATCTCACCCTCCTCCCTGTCGTGCGGCATGGGCGACTGGCGATGCGAGACGGCATTACTGTCTCATTCTTGCTGCTGTTATTGGGATGCTTGCTGAAGGCGCGTCACGATCGCCGTTGGGCTTTAGGAGCGGGCATTGCCCTAGGCTTGTTGGGCTTGACCAAAGGCATTTTGGCTGTACTGCTAGGGGCGATCGCGTTCGTTTTTCTAGTCGTAGATCGGCAGTACGCTTTACTTCGGAGTCCTTATCTGTGGTCTGGAATTGGTTTGGGGGCTGCACCAGTCCTGGCTTGGTATGCCGCACAAGTGCAGCACTACGGCTCTGTTTTCCTGCAAGTCCATTTCTTAGCCCAGTCGGTAAATCGCGTCTGGGAGTCCGTCAATAGCAATACTGGTCCTGTTTGGTACTATCTCCTAGAGCTGCTGAAATATACTTGGCCTTGGTTACTTTTCCTCCCCAGCGGGTTAGCGTTGGCGTGGCAAAAGCGACAACTGACTTGGAGCCGTTTAGTCTTAGTCGGAATCGGGATTTACCTGAGTACTGTTTCAGTAATGACGACCAAATTGCCTTGGTACGTGATCCCGCTCTACCCCTTTATCGCTTTGGTTTTGGGCGCACAACTCGATCAGCTTTGGCACCGCGATCGCCCTTATGCCAAAGTAGCAGCGGGTTTCTTGGGGTTCCTAGCGATCGCAGGCTTTGCAGGAGGAGCCTATGCCAGTTGGGCCGACTCTGAGCCTATCTTGCTAGCAATTGGCACAACTGTAGGGGTGAGCTTTGCCTGGGCAGCTTGGTGGATGCTGCGTCAGCAACGGCAGTTCATCACAGTTTTGCTGGTAGGTTGCTATCTGAGCCTGGGATTACTCATGAGTTCTTCGCTTTGGCTGTGGGAGCTAAACGAAGCCTATCCCGTTAAGCCCGTGGCTGCGCTGATTGCCGCTCATACTCCACCCGGAACCACCGTCTACACCTCATTTCCCAACCATCGCCCCAGCCTTAATTTCTACAGCGATCGCCTAGTGCTACCTACAGGTTTACCCGATTTGCAGCGACTCCAGGCAGCTCAGCATTATTTGTTGCTAGATGCCGCAGTTCTAAATAGTTTGCAGATTTCTAGTCAGCGGGTACTAGGCATGGCTGAAGGATTTGCTTTAGTAGCACCCACCACTGCACCGACTCCCTAA
- a CDS encoding PAS domain S-box protein — MAAVTQATASFVKPLLDEPLLDPFFTLSLDLLCVVGFDGYFKRWNPVCEKTLGFTAAELLNTPAMRFVHPGDRALTKAYIQQLLLSAEPICFENRCLCEDGSYRWLSWKAQALPEQKLIYATAHDITERRRSAKQLRSSEERFQLLVESVKDYAIYMLDSDGVVISWNTGAERIKGYSAEEVIGRHFSCFYPPEQVQEGKPAWELQQAATLGQCEVEGERVRRDGSRFWVNALMIALRDSKGQLQGFAKVTRDITERKQTEAILQRAFDQLEKRVHERTSELSQANFMLKQEIAEREQVEAALRQSEAQLKQQAQQLESTLYELQRTQSQLVQSEKMSSLGQLVAGVAHEINNPVSFIYGNVKYADEYIQTVLHLLTLYQQQCPDPVDELKAALVGIDLEFLATDLQKLLQSMKVGAERIREIVLSLRNFSRLDEAEMKAVDIHEGLDNTLLILKNRLKAHASHPGITVLREYGDLPLVECYAGQLNQVFMNILSNAIDVLEDSQNQFPEQPGVIHICTTVQADHWVVVRIADNGPGMSETVQRRLFDPFFTTKPVGRGVGLGLSISYQIVVEKHGGSLKCHSIPGQGTEFVIKIPSSAALRSSLPLAEPVQLQPRSPDKQPTLSPLSAKQCV, encoded by the coding sequence ATGGCAGCAGTAACTCAAGCAACAGCAAGTTTTGTTAAACCATTACTTGATGAACCATTATTAGACCCTTTTTTTACGCTATCTCTGGATTTGCTTTGTGTAGTAGGTTTCGACGGCTACTTTAAACGCTGGAATCCAGTTTGCGAAAAAACCCTGGGTTTTACTGCTGCTGAGTTGCTCAACACCCCTGCAATGCGATTTGTCCACCCTGGCGATCGCGCTCTAACCAAAGCTTACATTCAGCAACTACTCCTGAGTGCCGAACCCATTTGTTTTGAGAATCGCTGCTTGTGCGAAGACGGTTCCTATCGTTGGTTATCTTGGAAAGCCCAAGCGCTGCCAGAGCAAAAACTGATTTATGCCACAGCCCACGACATTACCGAACGCAGGCGATCAGCGAAACAACTGCGCTCCAGTGAGGAAAGATTTCAACTCCTGGTAGAAAGCGTCAAAGACTATGCCATCTATATGCTCGACTCAGATGGGGTAGTCATTAGTTGGAATACAGGTGCAGAGCGGATCAAAGGCTATAGTGCAGAAGAAGTGATTGGTCGGCATTTCTCTTGTTTTTATCCGCCCGAACAAGTCCAAGAAGGCAAACCTGCGTGGGAGCTACAGCAAGCCGCTACCTTGGGTCAGTGCGAAGTAGAAGGTGAGCGGGTTCGCCGAGATGGTTCTAGATTTTGGGTAAATGCGCTGATGATCGCGCTGCGAGATAGCAAAGGGCAACTCCAAGGCTTTGCGAAAGTAACGCGAGACATTACGGAGCGCAAGCAAACAGAAGCAATTCTGCAACGAGCCTTTGATCAACTCGAAAAGCGGGTTCACGAGCGGACGAGTGAGCTATCTCAAGCGAACTTCATGCTCAAGCAAGAAATTGCCGAGCGGGAGCAAGTCGAAGCGGCACTCAGGCAGTCAGAAGCCCAACTGAAGCAGCAAGCGCAACAGCTAGAGTCCACCCTATATGAGCTACAGCGCACCCAATCCCAACTGGTTCAATCGGAGAAAATGTCCAGCTTAGGTCAGTTGGTCGCAGGGGTGGCGCACGAGATCAATAATCCAGTTAGCTTTATTTACGGCAACGTTAAGTATGCCGATGAGTATATTCAGACGGTGCTGCATTTACTGACGCTCTACCAACAGCAATGCCCCGATCCGGTGGATGAGCTGAAAGCAGCACTAGTGGGGATCGACTTAGAGTTTCTAGCCACAGACCTGCAAAAACTGCTGCAATCGATGAAAGTTGGAGCAGAACGGATTCGCGAAATTGTCTTGTCTCTACGGAACTTTTCGCGTTTAGACGAGGCAGAAATGAAAGCAGTAGACATTCATGAAGGTCTCGACAATACACTGCTGATTCTGAAAAATCGGCTCAAAGCTCATGCGAGTCATCCTGGAATTACGGTGCTGCGGGAATATGGCGACCTACCCCTCGTGGAGTGCTACGCCGGACAGCTCAACCAAGTATTCATGAATATTTTGAGTAACGCGATCGATGTTTTGGAGGACTCCCAAAATCAGTTTCCTGAGCAACCGGGTGTAATTCATATTTGTACGACTGTGCAAGCTGATCACTGGGTCGTCGTTCGCATTGCCGACAATGGCCCAGGTATGAGTGAAACGGTACAGCGGCGGCTGTTTGATCCCTTTTTCACCACAAAACCTGTCGGGCGTGGGGTGGGATTGGGTTTATCCATTAGCTATCAAATTGTGGTGGAGAAGCATGGAGGCAGCTTAAAGTGCCACTCCATTCCGGGTCAAGGCACAGAATTTGTGATCAAAATTCCTAGCTCGGCGGCTCTGAGATCCAGCCTACCTCTGGCTGAGCCAGTGCAGCTCCAGCCGCGATCGCCTGATAAACAGCCGACCCTAAGCCCCCTGTCCGCCAAGCAATGTGTCTAG
- a CDS encoding PIN/TRAM domain-containing protein: MLDALIIFSFILAGAGIGFFSVDLLPNTALAQVSNREGLSLVTAGFGALIGVAFGLVAQTAYRRLEKQVRQMPVDILLSRSVGLVLGLLVANLMLAPIFLLPIPWEFAFIKPLAAVLGSILFAFSGMSLADTHGRALLRLINPHSVETMLLAEGTLKPSTTKVLDTSCIIDGRIEELLSTGFLEGQILIPQFVLLELQQVADASSDQKRVRGRRGLDILNRMKEAYPERIVIHSADYDDVPTVDAKLVRLAQEINATLFTNDYNLNKVASLQRVPVLNINELAQSLRPAYLPGDYLDLKILKEGKEPAQGVGYLNDGTMVVVEEGGNRIGDELQVVVTGALQTSAGRMIFARPKSSIVA; the protein is encoded by the coding sequence ATGCTCGACGCACTAATCATCTTCTCATTCATACTAGCAGGGGCGGGGATCGGCTTCTTCAGCGTTGATCTCCTACCCAACACAGCCTTAGCCCAAGTCAGCAATCGTGAGGGCTTGAGCTTGGTGACGGCTGGCTTCGGAGCCTTAATTGGAGTCGCCTTTGGCCTTGTCGCTCAGACTGCCTATCGACGGCTAGAAAAACAAGTTCGGCAGATGCCAGTCGATATCTTGCTCAGCCGTTCTGTCGGTTTAGTCTTAGGGCTGTTGGTCGCCAACTTGATGCTAGCGCCCATTTTCTTACTACCGATCCCCTGGGAGTTTGCCTTTATTAAGCCATTGGCAGCCGTTCTGGGTAGTATTCTGTTTGCTTTTTCTGGCATGTCTCTAGCCGATACCCACGGTCGAGCCTTACTACGGCTGATCAATCCTCACTCAGTCGAAACTATGTTGCTGGCAGAAGGCACCTTGAAGCCTTCTACTACCAAAGTTTTGGATACGAGCTGCATCATCGACGGACGCATTGAAGAACTCCTCAGCACAGGTTTTCTGGAAGGCCAGATTTTGATCCCGCAGTTTGTGTTGCTGGAACTACAACAAGTGGCCGATGCTTCTAGCGACCAAAAACGGGTGCGAGGACGACGGGGTTTAGACATCCTCAATCGCATGAAAGAAGCTTATCCCGAACGAATCGTTATTCATTCTGCTGACTACGACGACGTTCCCACCGTGGACGCTAAACTTGTGCGCTTGGCTCAGGAAATCAATGCCACGCTGTTCACCAATGACTACAACCTCAACAAAGTGGCGAGTTTACAGCGAGTGCCTGTTTTAAACATCAATGAGCTGGCTCAGTCACTACGACCCGCTTATTTACCAGGAGACTACCTGGATTTGAAGATCCTCAAAGAAGGCAAAGAACCTGCCCAAGGAGTCGGTTATCTGAACGATGGCACGATGGTAGTGGTCGAAGAAGGCGGTAACCGAATTGGTGATGAACTCCAAGTAGTAGTCACTGGGGCGTTGCAAACTTCAGCGGGTCGCATGATCTTCGCGCGTCCCAAGTCTTCAATTGTCGCTTAG